A genomic region of Dunckerocampus dactyliophorus isolate RoL2022-P2 chromosome 10, RoL_Ddac_1.1, whole genome shotgun sequence contains the following coding sequences:
- the barhl2 gene encoding barH-like 2 homeobox protein — protein MEASSGSSFGIDTILSGAPSSLMNGDFRLADGRTADFRRQDTPSPCSEIDTVGTAPSTPLSVTMEHPPADAHVAPDTSLQHHHHHHHHHHTLPLSPQQPLPVQLAAAGCAPRSATSSFLIKDILGDGKPLAACAPYSTSVSSPKPESAAAPDGFRPKLEQDEGRGKLERRDDIHGDVKCNGTKEEGDREISSSRDSPPVRTKKPRKARTAFTDHQLNQLERSFERQKYLSVQDRMDLAAALNLTDTQVKTWYQNRRTKWKRQTAVGLELLAEAGNYSALQRMFPSPYFYHPSLLGSVDGSTAAAAAAAMYSSMYRTPSAPHPGLQRPLVPRVLIHGLGPGGQPALNPLSNPMPGTPHPR, from the exons ATGGAGGCATCCAGCGGCTCCAGCTTCGGGATTGACACCATCCTATCCGGCGCGCCAAGCTCACTCATGAACGGGGACTTTAGGCTGGCCGACGGCCGCACGGCGGACTTCCGGAGACAGGACACGCCGTCGCCGTGCTCGGAGATAGACACGGTGGGCACGGCCCCCTCGACCCCGCTCTCGGTCACGATGGAGCACCCACCCGCCGACGCGCATGTGGCGCCGGACACCAGCCttcagcaccaccaccaccatcaccaccaccaccacacgcTGCCGCTGTCGCCTCAGCAGCCGCTGCCGGTGCAGCTGGCCGCGGCCGGCTGCGCCCCGCGGAGCGCCACTTCCTCCTTTCTCATCAAGGACATCCTGGGCGACGGCAAACCGCTTGCCGCCTGCGCGCCTTACAGTACCAGCGTATCGTCGCCCAAACCGGAGAGCGCCGCGGCTCCGGACGGCTTTAGGCCCAAGCTGGAGCAGGACGAGGGCCGGGGCAAGCTGGAGCGGAGGGACGACATCCACGGCGACGTCAAGTGCAACG GGACCAAAGAGGAAGGCGACCGGGAGATCTCCAGCAGCCGAGACAGCCCCCCAGTGCGCACCAAGAAGCCCCGCAAAGCGCGCACGGCCTTCACCGACCACCAGCTCAACCAGCTGGAGCGAAGCTTCGAGAGGCAGAAGTACCTGAGCGTCCAGGACCGCATGGACCTGGCCGCCGCCCTCAACCTCACCGACACCCAAGTCAAGACGTGGTACCAGAACAGACG GACCAAGTGGAAGAGACAGACGGCGGTGGGTCTGGAGCTTCTGGCCGAGGCTGGGAACTACTCGGCCCTGCAGCGAATGTTCCCGTCGCCCTACTTCTACCACCCGAGCCTGCTGGGCTCCGTGGACGGCAGCACGGCGGCAGCGGCGGCCGCGGCCATGTACAGCAGCATGTACCGGACTCCTTCCGCGCCGCACCCCGGCCTCCAGAGACCGCTGGTGCCGAGGGTGCTCATTCACGGCCTTGGGCCCGGGGGCCAGCCGGCACTGAACCCCCTGTCGAACCCCATGCCCGGCACGCCGCACCCGCGGTAG